The Geobacillus stearothermophilus ATCC 12980 genome contains a region encoding:
- the mbcS gene encoding acyl-CoA synthetase MbcS, producing MRREDLIAPERYNLTSEMERHAAAGPDRIALKWESEQGETKEITYGRLMARANQIGNAFLSRGLEKGDKVLVMMPRLIETYEVYIGALKAGLVVIPSSEMLRTKDLQYRLVHSEAKAVVAYAPYTDEFAPIDGIERLTKFVIGEPRDGWIPLEDAMAKESETLEAADTSRDDMAFLSYTSGTTGNPKGVVHCHGWAYAHLRTAAKNWLCIEEGDLVWATAGPGWQKWIWSPFLSVLGSGVTGFVYYGRFEPEKYLQLLEKYNINVLCCTPTEYRLMAKVPDIGRYHLSHLHSAVSAGEPLNREVIDTFAKHFGVEVRDGYGQTENTLLVGVMKGMPIKPGSMGKPTPGNRVEIIDENGEPCPPGQVGDIAVHIETPALFKYYYKDLERTAMQFRGDYYITGDKARKDEDGYFWFEGRGDDIIISAGYTIGPFEVEDALVKHPSVKECAVVASPDEVRGHVVKAFVVLRDGVDKDDSSLIPALQEHVKQLTAPYKYPRKIEFVDDLPKTASRKIRRVELREREARLVGRSS from the coding sequence ATGAGGCGGGAAGACTTGATTGCTCCCGAGCGCTACAATTTAACATCGGAAATGGAACGGCATGCGGCCGCCGGCCCGGATCGGATCGCGTTGAAATGGGAGAGCGAGCAAGGCGAAACGAAAGAGATTACATACGGCCGCTTGATGGCGCGCGCCAACCAGATTGGAAACGCTTTCTTATCGCGTGGGCTCGAAAAAGGCGATAAAGTGCTCGTCATGATGCCGCGCCTCATTGAAACATACGAAGTGTATATAGGGGCGCTCAAAGCCGGGCTTGTCGTCATCCCAAGCTCGGAGATGCTGCGGACAAAGGATTTGCAATATCGGCTCGTCCATAGCGAAGCGAAGGCGGTTGTCGCTTATGCGCCGTATACGGACGAATTTGCGCCGATTGACGGCATCGAACGTTTGACGAAGTTCGTCATCGGGGAACCCCGAGACGGATGGATTCCGCTTGAAGACGCCATGGCCAAAGAGAGCGAAACGCTTGAGGCGGCGGATACCTCGCGCGATGATATGGCGTTTTTGTCGTACACATCCGGCACGACCGGCAATCCGAAAGGGGTTGTGCATTGCCATGGTTGGGCGTACGCCCACTTGCGCACGGCTGCGAAAAACTGGCTGTGCATTGAAGAAGGCGACCTCGTTTGGGCGACGGCCGGACCGGGATGGCAAAAATGGATTTGGAGCCCGTTTTTATCGGTGCTCGGCTCAGGGGTGACCGGCTTTGTCTATTACGGCCGCTTTGAGCCGGAAAAATATTTACAGCTATTGGAAAAATACAACATCAATGTGCTGTGCTGCACGCCGACCGAGTATCGTTTGATGGCGAAAGTGCCGGACATCGGCCGCTATCATCTATCTCATTTGCACAGCGCCGTGTCCGCCGGAGAGCCGCTCAACCGCGAAGTGATCGACACGTTTGCCAAGCATTTCGGCGTCGAAGTGCGAGACGGCTACGGCCAGACAGAAAACACGCTGCTGGTCGGCGTCATGAAAGGAATGCCCATCAAGCCGGGTTCGATGGGGAAACCGACGCCAGGCAACCGCGTCGAAATTATCGATGAAAACGGCGAGCCGTGCCCGCCCGGACAAGTCGGCGACATCGCCGTCCATATCGAGACGCCGGCGCTGTTTAAGTATTATTACAAAGATCTGGAGCGGACAGCGATGCAGTTCCGCGGCGACTACTACATTACAGGAGACAAAGCGCGCAAAGACGAAGACGGCTATTTCTGGTTTGAAGGCCGCGGGGATGACATCATCATCAGCGCCGGTTATACGATCGGCCCGTTTGAAGTCGAAGACGCGCTTGTCAAGCACCCATCCGTAAAAGAGTGCGCCGTTGTCGCCAGTCCAGATGAAGTGCGCGGCCATGTTGTCAAAGCGTTTGTCGTGCTGCGCGACGGGGTCGACAAAGACGATTCGTCTCTGATTCCGGCCCTGCAAGAACATGTGAAACAGTTGACGGCGCCGTACAAATACCCGCGCAAAATCGAGTTTGTCGACGATTTGCCGAAAACGGCGTCCAGAAAAATCCGCCGCGTCGAGCTGCGCGAGCGGGAAGCCCGCCTTGTCGGCCGGTCGTCGTAA
- a CDS encoding MogA/MoaB family molybdenum cofactor biosynthesis protein has product MSTAAHKQEAPKTVRCKVITVSDTRTEETDRSGRLMIELLTEAGHEVVGYEIVKDEADAIREAVLDGCCHADVDAVLTNGGTGIAKRDVTIETVKALLEKELVGFGELFRFLSYTEDIGPAAMLSRAVAGVAMDTAVFCTPGSTGAVRLAMTKLILPELRHVVREIRKDREKQRKTL; this is encoded by the coding sequence ATGAGCACAGCTGCCCATAAACAAGAAGCTCCCAAAACCGTCCGCTGCAAAGTCATCACCGTCAGCGACACGAGAACGGAGGAAACCGACCGAAGCGGCCGGTTGATGATCGAGCTGCTCACGGAAGCCGGGCATGAGGTCGTCGGCTATGAGATCGTCAAAGACGAAGCGGACGCCATTCGCGAAGCAGTGCTTGACGGCTGCTGCCACGCCGATGTCGATGCGGTGCTCACGAACGGCGGCACCGGCATCGCCAAGCGCGACGTGACGATCGAAACGGTGAAAGCGCTGCTTGAGAAAGAACTCGTCGGCTTTGGCGAGCTGTTCCGCTTCCTAAGCTACACCGAAGACATCGGCCCGGCCGCCATGCTGTCGCGCGCCGTCGCCGGAGTGGCGATGGACACCGCCGTCTTTTGCACTCCCGGCTCCACCGGCGCTGTGCGCCTCGCGATGACGAAGCTCATTTTGCCGGAGTTGAGGCATGTGGTGAGAGAGATTCGGAAGGATAGGGAGAAGCAGCGAAAGACGCTTTGA
- the ytfJ gene encoding GerW family sporulation protein, whose amino-acid sequence MTNHPIQGLMTTAMENLKQMIDVNTIIGDPVETPDGSVILTVSKVGFGFAAGGSEFMLDGQTNGQGAQTNGQNGQQQGNGHPFGGGSGGGVSITPIAFLVVNSSGVKLLHLDESTHLYEKILDLAPQAIEKIQAMLKKNKKDGASSTANDFDI is encoded by the coding sequence ATGACGAACCATCCGATCCAAGGGCTTATGACAACCGCGATGGAAAATTTAAAACAAATGATCGACGTCAACACGATTATCGGCGATCCGGTCGAGACGCCGGATGGCAGCGTCATTTTAACGGTGTCGAAGGTCGGGTTCGGGTTTGCGGCCGGCGGCAGCGAATTTATGCTTGACGGCCAGACAAACGGTCAAGGGGCGCAAACGAACGGGCAAAACGGGCAGCAACAGGGGAACGGGCACCCGTTTGGCGGCGGCAGCGGCGGCGGCGTGTCGATCACCCCGATCGCGTTTCTCGTCGTCAACTCATCGGGTGTCAAACTTCTCCATCTAGATGAAAGCACGCATTTATACGAAAAAATTCTCGATCTCGCCCCACAAGCCATCGAAAAAATCCAGGCGATGTTGAAGAAAAACAAAAAAGACGGCGCGTCTTCCACCGCGAACGATTTTGACATTTAG
- a CDS encoding NAD kinase has protein sequence MDTERNRLYFFYKRDDELVRRVKPLIERAERGPFVVVDDYREANIIVSIGDDGAFLQAVRQTGFLPDRLYVGVSVLPARGFYCDFHIDDIDHMVEAAKNWKLEVRRYPIIEVTIDGAASFFCLNECSIRSQIIKTMAVDVFIDDLHFETFRGDGIIVSTPTGSTGYNKSVHGAVVDPLLPCFQVSELASLNSNRYRTLGSPFILSGSRTLTLKMLEETSHFPIIGLDNEALSIQHIERIDIRLSDRVVKTVRLKDNSFWDKVKRVFL, from the coding sequence ATGGATACCGAACGCAACCGCCTTTATTTTTTTTATAAGCGCGACGATGAACTCGTCCGGCGAGTGAAGCCGCTCATCGAACGGGCTGAGCGCGGGCCGTTTGTCGTTGTCGACGACTATCGGGAAGCGAACATCATTGTCAGCATCGGCGACGACGGCGCGTTTTTGCAGGCGGTCCGGCAGACGGGATTTCTTCCTGACCGTTTGTACGTCGGCGTGTCCGTCTTGCCGGCGCGCGGGTTTTACTGCGATTTCCATATTGACGACATCGATCATATGGTGGAAGCGGCGAAAAATTGGAAACTCGAAGTGCGGCGCTACCCAATCATCGAAGTGACGATCGACGGCGCGGCTTCGTTTTTCTGCTTAAACGAATGTTCGATCCGCTCGCAAATCATTAAAACGATGGCGGTCGACGTGTTCATCGACGATTTGCATTTTGAGACGTTCCGCGGCGACGGCATTATCGTCTCGACGCCGACCGGCAGCACCGGCTACAATAAATCGGTGCACGGAGCGGTCGTCGATCCGCTCTTGCCGTGCTTTCAAGTGAGCGAACTCGCCTCGCTCAACAGCAACCGCTATCGGACGCTCGGCTCGCCGTTCATTTTGAGCGGCTCGCGGACGTTGACGCTGAAAATGTTGGAAGAAACAAGCCATTTTCCGATCATCGGCCTCGACAATGAGGCGCTCAGCATCCAGCACATTGAACGGATCGACATCCGCCTGAGCGACCGGGTCGTGAAAACGGTGCGCCTAAAAGACAATTCGTTCTGGGATAAAGTGAAACGCGTCTTTTTGTGA
- the tpx gene encoding thiol peroxidase, whose amino-acid sequence MAQVTFKGNPVTLVGNEVKVGDKAPDFTVLNQNLQEVTLADTKGHVRLISVVPSLDTGVCDAQTRRFNEEASKLDNVKVLTISVDLPFAQKRWCGAAGIENVEVLSDHRDVSFGQAYGVLIKELRLLARAVFVIDSNDTVTYVEYVPEVTNHPNYEAAIEAAKAAK is encoded by the coding sequence ATGGCTCAAGTGACGTTTAAAGGCAATCCGGTCACGCTCGTCGGCAACGAAGTGAAAGTCGGCGACAAAGCGCCGGACTTCACCGTGTTGAACCAAAATTTGCAGGAAGTGACGCTCGCCGATACGAAGGGGCATGTCCGCCTCATTAGCGTCGTGCCGTCGCTTGACACCGGTGTTTGTGACGCGCAGACGCGCCGGTTTAACGAGGAAGCGTCGAAGCTTGACAACGTGAAAGTGCTGACGATCAGCGTGGATTTGCCGTTTGCGCAAAAACGGTGGTGCGGCGCCGCTGGCATCGAAAACGTTGAAGTGTTGTCCGACCATCGCGACGTCTCATTTGGACAAGCGTACGGCGTCCTGATCAAAGAACTTCGCCTGCTTGCCCGCGCCGTGTTTGTCATCGATAGCAACGACACGGTCACATACGTCGAATACGTGCCGGAAGTGACGAACCATCCGAACTACGAAGCAGCGATTGAAGCGGCGAAAGCGGCGAAATAA
- the argH gene encoding argininosuccinate lyase yields the protein MKKLWGGRFTKTAEEWVDEFGASIPFDQELVEEDIEGSLAHVTMLGECGILPAEDVEKIKSGLLRLLEKAKRGELEFSVAYEDIHLNIEKMLIDDIGPVGGKLHTGRSRNDQVATDMHLYLRKRVEEILSLIRGLQRALVAQADKHVDTIMPGYTHLQRAQPISFAHHLLAYFWMLERDYERFSESLKRINRSPLGTGALAGTTFPIDRRRTAELLGFADLYENSLDAVSDRDFIIEFLSNSSMLMMHLSRLAEELILWSSQEFQFIELDDAFATGSSIMPQKKNPDMAELIRGKTGRVYGHLMALLTVMKGLPLAYNKDMQEDKEGMFDTVKTVVGSLKIFTGMIETMNVRTDVMERATNQDFSNATELADYLAAKGMPFREAHEVVGKLVLLCIEKGVFLADLPLDVYKEASPLFDADIYDALNPRTAVNRRNSAGGTGFAEVRAALEKAKEKLNTP from the coding sequence GTGAAAAAACTTTGGGGCGGACGGTTTACGAAAACAGCGGAAGAATGGGTCGACGAGTTTGGCGCGTCGATCCCGTTCGACCAGGAGCTGGTGGAAGAAGACATTGAAGGCAGCCTTGCCCATGTGACAATGCTTGGCGAGTGCGGCATTTTGCCGGCGGAAGATGTCGAGAAGATCAAGAGCGGACTCCTGCGGCTGCTCGAAAAAGCGAAGCGGGGGGAACTCGAGTTTTCCGTCGCGTATGAAGACATTCATTTAAACATTGAAAAAATGTTGATCGACGACATCGGCCCGGTCGGCGGCAAGTTGCACACCGGACGGAGCCGGAACGACCAAGTGGCGACCGATATGCATTTATACTTGCGCAAGCGCGTTGAAGAGATTCTCAGTCTCATCCGCGGGCTGCAGCGGGCGCTTGTCGCTCAAGCCGACAAACATGTCGACACGATCATGCCCGGGTATACGCATTTGCAGCGGGCGCAGCCGATTTCGTTTGCCCATCATTTGCTTGCGTATTTTTGGATGCTCGAGCGGGACTATGAACGTTTTTCTGAGTCGCTGAAACGGATTAACCGCTCGCCGCTCGGCACCGGGGCGCTCGCCGGAACGACGTTTCCGATCGACCGGCGGCGGACGGCGGAGCTGTTGGGTTTTGCCGATCTTTACGAAAACAGCTTGGATGCGGTGAGCGACCGCGATTTCATCATCGAGTTTTTAAGCAACAGCTCGATGCTCATGATGCACTTGTCGCGGCTCGCTGAAGAGCTCATCCTTTGGTCGAGCCAAGAGTTTCAGTTCATTGAGCTCGATGATGCGTTTGCGACCGGCAGCAGCATCATGCCGCAAAAGAAAAACCCGGACATGGCCGAGCTCATCCGCGGCAAAACCGGCCGCGTGTACGGCCATTTGATGGCGCTTCTCACGGTGATGAAAGGGCTGCCGCTCGCCTACAACAAGGACATGCAAGAAGATAAAGAAGGCATGTTTGATACAGTAAAGACGGTCGTCGGGTCGCTGAAAATTTTCACCGGCATGATTGAAACGATGAACGTGCGCACAGACGTCATGGAGCGGGCGACGAATCAGGACTTTTCCAACGCGACCGAGCTTGCCGATTACTTGGCGGCAAAAGGCATGCCGTTCCGCGAGGCGCATGAGGTCGTCGGCAAGCTCGTGCTGCTTTGCATTGAGAAAGGCGTCTTTTTGGCCGACTTGCCGCTTGACGTGTATAAGGAGGCGTCGCCGCTCTTTGACGCAGACATTTATGACGCCTTGAACCCGCGCACGGCCGTCAACCGCCGCAACAGCGCCGGCGGCACCGGTTTTGCCGAAGTGCGGGCGGCGCTTGAAAAAGCGAAAGAAAAGCTAAACACCCCGTAA
- a CDS encoding class I SAM-dependent methyltransferase, translating into MMTPVERLFAVLDETARILQEELQCTYLEAVAETGENLFHGDVLQDEVSELNAKRLKKQYRELGLEQFQNEHIRKAFQLAVLKGMRQHVQPNHQMTPDAVSVFLAYLVRQFTRPHLALTILDPAVGTANLLTAVLNGLGGRQAKSYGVDVDDLLVKLAYVNANLQQHPVQLFNQDSLRPLFVEPADVVVCDLPVGYYPDDANASRFVLKAKEGRSYAHHLLIEQSLRYTKDGGYLFFLIPNTLFSSPQAEQLNEFLKETAIVQGLLQLPLSIFKHEQAAKSIFILQKKGPMAKAPKQVLLAELPRFSNKTAMQAMMAKIDAWIAGEKGR; encoded by the coding sequence ATGATGACACCCGTTGAGCGGCTGTTTGCCGTCTTGGATGAAACGGCCCGCATTTTGCAGGAGGAGCTGCAATGCACGTATTTGGAAGCTGTCGCGGAAACAGGGGAAAATTTGTTTCACGGCGACGTGCTGCAAGATGAGGTGAGCGAGCTGAACGCGAAACGGTTGAAAAAGCAATATCGCGAATTGGGGCTCGAACAGTTTCAGAACGAGCACATTCGCAAGGCGTTTCAGCTTGCCGTCTTAAAAGGGATGCGCCAGCACGTCCAGCCGAACCACCAAATGACGCCGGATGCGGTCAGTGTGTTTTTGGCCTACCTCGTCCGGCAGTTCACGCGCCCGCATTTGGCGCTAACGATTCTGGACCCGGCCGTCGGTACGGCCAATTTGCTTACAGCCGTGTTAAACGGGCTCGGCGGCCGGCAGGCGAAAAGCTACGGCGTCGACGTTGACGATCTGCTCGTCAAACTCGCATATGTCAATGCCAACTTGCAGCAGCACCCGGTGCAGCTGTTTAACCAGGACAGCCTGCGCCCTTTGTTCGTCGAACCGGCCGATGTCGTTGTCTGCGATTTGCCGGTCGGCTACTACCCGGATGACGCCAATGCTAGCCGCTTTGTGTTAAAAGCGAAAGAAGGGCGGTCGTATGCGCATCATTTGTTGATCGAGCAAAGCTTGCGCTATACAAAAGACGGCGGCTATTTGTTTTTCCTCATTCCGAACACGCTGTTTTCCAGCCCTCAGGCGGAACAGCTGAATGAATTTTTAAAAGAAACCGCCATCGTTCAAGGCTTGTTGCAGTTGCCGCTGTCCATTTTTAAACACGAGCAGGCGGCGAAAAGCATATTCATTTTGCAAAAGAAAGGCCCGATGGCGAAAGCGCCGAAACAAGTGCTGCTCGCCGAACTGCCGCGCTTTTCCAACAAGACGGCCATGCAGGCGATGATGGCGAAAATCGATGCCTGGATCGCCGGCGAAAAAGGGCGCTGA
- a CDS encoding RDD family protein, translating to MALPASIRDAADPAPRYGGFWLRFWAYCLDVIVVSSLNRLVVWPLFRLFDWPLERDGLFAPASVAAAVVFYAYFVLMTKAFGQTLGKMVFGLKVVDEQGGPLTWLTVLFREVIGKFISKTLLFVGFLFVAFSEKKKGMHDQFADTIVIRE from the coding sequence ATGGCGCTGCCGGCGTCCATCCGTGATGCGGCGGACCCCGCTCCCCGCTACGGCGGGTTTTGGCTTCGCTTTTGGGCGTATTGCCTTGATGTCATTGTTGTCTCGAGCCTCAACCGGCTTGTCGTTTGGCCGCTTTTCCGCCTATTCGATTGGCCGCTTGAGCGGGACGGGTTGTTTGCGCCGGCCTCGGTGGCGGCGGCGGTCGTTTTTTACGCCTACTTTGTGCTGATGACGAAAGCGTTCGGGCAGACACTCGGCAAGATGGTGTTCGGTTTAAAAGTCGTCGACGAACAAGGAGGGCCGCTCACCTGGCTGACCGTGTTGTTTCGCGAAGTCATCGGCAAATTCATCAGCAAAACATTGCTGTTTGTCGGCTTTTTGTTTGTCGCCTTTTCGGAAAAGAAAAAAGGAATGCACGACCAGTTTGCCGATACGATCGTCATCCGCGAGTAG
- the sppA gene encoding signal peptide peptidase SppA encodes MNRKRWTALAIAAALFVISVLVQAVGVLLSDKEGGWSERWLALMESPFSEEVIAEGDPLKKIAVLEVNGVIQDAGEAESFLSSSQYNHQTFLQMIKQAKEDRDVKAIILRINSPGGGVAESAEIYDQLMKLKKKTNKPIYVSMGTMAASGGYYIAAAGDKIFASPETITGSIGVIMQSVNYEGLAKKYGVELVTIKSGPYKDLMNPARKMTEAEREILQRLINDSYDAFVDVVAKGRKLPEDTVRKLADGRIYDGRQAKALHLVDEFGYLDDVIAALKKEHHLTGAQVVKYVNDAPWSSLFEMVSNQIKPDSEAAGLIRLLSRPSSPRLMYLYAE; translated from the coding sequence ATGAATCGAAAACGATGGACGGCGTTGGCCATCGCCGCCGCCTTGTTTGTGATCTCCGTGCTTGTTCAGGCGGTTGGCGTTCTTTTGTCCGACAAGGAGGGCGGCTGGTCGGAAAGGTGGCTGGCGCTCATGGAGTCGCCATTTAGCGAAGAAGTCATCGCCGAGGGCGACCCGTTGAAAAAAATCGCAGTGTTGGAAGTGAACGGAGTGATTCAAGATGCGGGGGAAGCGGAGTCGTTTCTTTCCTCATCACAGTACAATCACCAAACGTTTTTGCAAATGATCAAACAGGCGAAGGAAGATCGAGACGTCAAAGCGATCATCTTGCGCATTAATTCGCCGGGCGGCGGTGTCGCGGAAAGCGCGGAAATTTACGATCAGCTGATGAAGCTGAAAAAGAAGACGAACAAGCCGATTTATGTATCGATGGGGACCATGGCCGCCTCGGGCGGTTACTATATCGCGGCGGCCGGCGATAAAATTTTCGCCAGCCCGGAGACGATCACCGGCTCCATCGGCGTCATCATGCAAAGCGTCAACTATGAAGGGCTGGCAAAGAAGTACGGCGTCGAGCTTGTCACGATCAAAAGCGGGCCGTACAAAGACCTCATGAATCCGGCGCGCAAAATGACCGAAGCGGAACGGGAGATTTTGCAGCGGCTGATCAATGATTCGTATGATGCGTTTGTGGATGTGGTAGCCAAAGGGAGAAAGCTGCCGGAAGATACGGTGCGCAAGCTGGCGGACGGCCGCATTTATGACGGGCGACAGGCGAAGGCGCTCCACCTTGTCGACGAGTTCGGCTACTTGGATGACGTGATCGCTGCGCTCAAAAAAGAGCATCATTTAACCGGCGCTCAAGTCGTAAAATACGTGAACGATGCGCCGTGGAGCTCTCTCTTTGAGATGGTGTCGAACCAGATAAAGCCGGACAGCGAGGCGGCCGGGCTCATCCGCCTGTTGTCGCGCCCATCCTCGCCGCGGCTTATGTACTTGTACGCCGAATAG
- a CDS encoding alpha/beta-type small acid-soluble spore protein, whose product MARNNNQLLVPGAQQALEQMKYEIAQEFGVNLGADTTSRANGSVGGEITKRLVAMAQQQLGGARQF is encoded by the coding sequence ATGGCACGCAACAACAATCAATTGCTTGTTCCGGGTGCCCAACAAGCGCTCGAACAAATGAAATACGAAATCGCCCAAGAATTTGGCGTCAACTTAGGCGCTGACACGACTTCCCGCGCCAACGGTTCGGTCGGCGGAGAGATCACGAAACGCCTCGTTGCCATGGCGCAGCAACAATTGGGCGGCGCACGCCAATTCTAA
- a CDS encoding DUF2953 domain-containing protein — protein sequence MKVVIIVAIAVMVLFLLAAFMKLSVTVVFRHRQDDDEYKIVVHTLFGLIRYTIHIPLIKLETESEAPGVAFIHKKGMGETRGKEEKKGKWTPKKIADFFREAKQFLEHVIDFHEIMKQFYRHVTITKWEWKTNIGTGDAASTGLLVGLGWSLKYAIIGAARRYMNMKTTPVIAIVPVYDRAVSETSFLCMFHFRIGHAMVAGLRVIKQWRRRRPPKRSLSAARQANEGY from the coding sequence TTGAAAGTCGTAATCATAGTCGCCATAGCCGTTATGGTGTTGTTCCTTCTTGCCGCCTTCATGAAACTTTCCGTGACGGTTGTGTTTCGCCATCGGCAGGACGATGATGAATACAAAATTGTGGTGCACACGCTGTTTGGCCTCATCCGCTACACGATTCACATTCCGCTCATCAAGCTGGAAACCGAATCGGAAGCGCCCGGGGTGGCGTTCATCCACAAAAAAGGGATGGGGGAGACGCGCGGCAAGGAAGAAAAGAAAGGAAAATGGACGCCGAAAAAAATCGCCGACTTTTTTCGCGAAGCAAAACAGTTTTTGGAGCACGTCATCGATTTTCATGAAATTATGAAACAATTTTATCGCCATGTGACGATTACCAAATGGGAATGGAAGACAAACATCGGAACGGGTGATGCGGCATCGACCGGGCTGCTCGTCGGGCTTGGCTGGTCGTTGAAATACGCTATTATCGGAGCGGCGAGACGGTACATGAACATGAAAACGACCCCGGTGATTGCGATCGTTCCCGTGTACGACCGAGCCGTCTCGGAAACGTCGTTTTTATGTATGTTTCATTTCCGAATCGGGCATGCTATGGTAGCAGGATTGCGCGTCATCAAACAGTGGCGCAGGCGGCGTCCGCCAAAGCGCAGCCTTTCCGCTGCGCGACAGGCAAATGAAGGCTATTAG
- a CDS encoding acetate kinase: MAKVLAVNAGSSSLKFQLFDMPAETVLTKGIVERIGFDDAIFTIVVNGEKQREVTSIPNHAVAVKLLLDKLIRYGIIRSFDEIDGIGHRVVHGGEKFSDSVLITDEVIKQIEEVSELAPLHNPANLVGIRAFQEVLPNVPAVAVFDTAFHQTMPEQSFLYSLPYEYYTKFGIRKYGFHGTSHKYVTQRAAELLGRPIEQLRLISCHLGNGASIAAVEGGKSIDTSMGFTPLAGVAMGTRSGNIDPALIPYIMEKTGMTVNEVIEVLNKKSGMLGISGISSDLRDLEKAAAEGNERAELALEVFANRIHKYIGSYAARMCGVDAIIFTAGIGENSEVVRAKVLRGLEFMGVYWDPILNKVRGKEAFISYPHSPVKVLVIPTNEEVMIARDVMRLANL, translated from the coding sequence ATGGCAAAAGTGTTAGCCGTTAATGCGGGAAGTTCTTCGTTGAAATTCCAATTGTTTGACATGCCGGCGGAAACGGTGTTAACGAAAGGAATCGTCGAGCGGATCGGCTTTGACGACGCGATTTTTACGATCGTCGTGAACGGGGAGAAACAGCGGGAAGTCACTTCCATCCCGAACCATGCCGTGGCGGTGAAACTGCTGCTTGACAAACTGATTCGCTATGGCATCATCCGGTCATTTGACGAAATTGACGGCATCGGCCATCGCGTCGTCCACGGCGGGGAGAAGTTCAGCGATTCGGTGTTGATCACCGATGAGGTGATAAAACAAATCGAAGAAGTGTCCGAGCTCGCTCCGCTTCATAACCCGGCCAACCTCGTCGGCATCCGCGCGTTTCAGGAAGTGCTGCCGAACGTGCCGGCCGTCGCCGTTTTTGATACGGCGTTTCACCAAACGATGCCGGAACAGTCGTTTTTGTACAGCTTGCCGTATGAGTATTACACGAAATTCGGCATTCGCAAGTACGGCTTCCATGGCACGTCGCACAAATACGTCACCCAGCGGGCGGCGGAGCTTCTCGGCCGGCCGATCGAGCAGCTGCGCCTCATCTCGTGCCATTTAGGCAACGGGGCGAGCATCGCGGCGGTCGAAGGCGGCAAATCGATCGACACGTCGATGGGCTTTACGCCATTAGCGGGCGTCGCGATGGGGACGCGCTCTGGCAACATCGACCCGGCGCTTATCCCATACATTATGGAAAAAACAGGAATGACCGTTAATGAAGTGATTGAAGTGCTGAATAAAAAGAGCGGCATGCTCGGCATCTCCGGCATCTCGAGCGACTTGCGCGACTTGGAAAAAGCGGCCGCCGAAGGAAATGAGCGCGCGGAACTTGCGTTGGAAGTGTTTGCGAACCGCATTCATAAATACATCGGCTCGTATGCGGCGCGCATGTGCGGCGTCGACGCCATCATTTTCACCGCCGGCATCGGCGAAAACAGCGAAGTCGTGCGGGCCAAAGTGTTGCGCGGCCTCGAGTTTATGGGAGTTTACTGGGATCCCATCCTAAACAAAGTGCGCGGCAAAGAAGCGTTCATCAGCTACCCGCACTCGCCGGTCAAAGTGCTCGTCATCCCGACGAACGAAGAGGTCATGATCGCCCGTGATGTCATGCGGCTGGCGAATTTGTAA
- a CDS encoding universal stress protein: MTMTYQTIVVAVDGSKEAEWAFKKAVQIAKRNGAKLILTHIIDLRGFTTVEAHDYALAERSEQYANELLERYKNEAVAAGLDDVDTAVEFGSPKVKIAKDVAPKYKADLIICGATGLNAVERFLIGSVSENIVRHAKCDVLVVRTPKE, encoded by the coding sequence ATGACCATGACCTACCAAACGATCGTCGTCGCCGTCGATGGCTCGAAGGAAGCGGAATGGGCGTTCAAAAAAGCGGTTCAAATCGCCAAGCGAAACGGGGCGAAACTCATTTTGACCCACATCATCGACTTGCGCGGCTTTACGACCGTTGAAGCGCACGATTACGCCCTCGCCGAACGGTCGGAGCAATATGCGAACGAACTTCTGGAACGGTATAAAAACGAAGCCGTCGCCGCTGGACTCGACGATGTGGACACCGCGGTCGAATTCGGCTCGCCGAAAGTGAAAATCGCCAAAGACGTCGCTCCGAAATACAAAGCCGACCTCATCATTTGCGGGGCGACCGGGTTGAACGCGGTCGAGCGGTTTCTGATTGGCAGTGTCTCGGAAAACATCGTCCGCCATGCGAAATGCGATGTGCTTGTGGTCAGGACACCGAAAGAATAG